A portion of the Streptomyces erythrochromogenes genome contains these proteins:
- a CDS encoding thioredoxin family protein, giving the protein MVHAHGVAEVTDADFEAEVLGERGRAVLVQFTADWCGPCRQLAPVLSAIATEEAGRLKVVQIDADRNPETLTRYGVLSTPTLLVFRDGEPVRQMVGARPKRLLLRELEDELATA; this is encoded by the coding sequence ATGGTGCACGCACACGGTGTGGCCGAGGTGACCGACGCCGACTTCGAGGCCGAGGTCCTCGGCGAGCGCGGCAGGGCCGTCCTCGTCCAGTTCACCGCGGACTGGTGCGGCCCCTGCCGCCAGCTCGCCCCGGTGCTGTCCGCGATCGCGACCGAGGAGGCCGGCCGCCTGAAGGTCGTGCAGATCGACGCGGACCGCAACCCCGAGACCCTGACCCGGTACGGGGTGCTGTCCACGCCGACCCTGCTCGTCTTCCGCGACGGCGAACCCGTTCGCCAGATGGTCGGCGCCCGGCCCAAGCGCCTCCTCCTCCGGGAGCTGGAGGACGAGCTCGCTACGGCCTGA
- the glgP gene encoding alpha-glucan family phosphorylase, which translates to MKAIRRFTVRPVLPESLLPLTDLARNLRWSWHAETRELFQSVDPEGWQAAGGDPVRLLGSVSAARLEELAADRRFLRRLAVAAADLDDYVNGGRWYQSRENGTELPAAIAYFSPEFGITAALPQYSGGLGILAGDHLKAASDLGVPLIGVGLLYRHGYFRQSLSRDGWQQEHYPVLDPNELPLGLLRHDDGTPARVSLTLPGGRALHAHIWQARVGRVPLLLLDSDVEDNDAAAREVTDRLYGGGSDHRLLQEMLLGIGGVRAVRAYCGISGHPEPEVFHTNEGHAGFLGLERIRELEREQGLGFDAAVEAVRAGTVFTTHTPVPAGIDRFERSLVARHFGDGGELAGVPVDRILELGAESFPGGDPGVFNMAVMGLRLAQRANGVSTLHGAVSREMFAGLWPGFDPADVPITSVTNGVHAPTWVAPEVVRLGARQIGAGRTEDALSVGGSRRWDAVADIPDQDVWDLRRVLREQLVQEVRDRLRASWLQRGAAAAELGWVDSVLDPDVLTIGFARRVPSYKRLTLMLRDPDRLRRLLLDPERPVQIVVAGKAHPADDGGKRLVQELVRFADDPRVRHRIVFLPDYGMAMAQKLYPGCDVWLNNPLRPLEACGTSGMKAALNGCLNLSVLDGWWDEWFEPDFGWAIPTADGLGADEDRRDHLEASALYELIEGRVAPRFYDRAGRAGLPVRWIEMVRRTLVSLGPKVLAGRMVREYVERLYAPAALAHRSLTADAARDLAWWKGRVRAAWPRVGVEHVEALAAAPVNGTAELGATLTLRVQVSLDTLAPEDVEVQAVAGRVDPQDVIRDGRTFPLKPAAGPDMEGRWVYEGPLALDRTGPFGYTVRILPTHPLLATPAELGLVAAPADTDTGGGVLLR; encoded by the coding sequence GTGAAGGCTATCCGTCGATTCACCGTGCGCCCCGTCCTCCCGGAGTCCCTGCTGCCGCTCACCGATCTCGCGCGCAATCTGCGCTGGTCGTGGCACGCCGAGACCCGCGAACTCTTCCAATCCGTCGACCCCGAGGGCTGGCAGGCCGCGGGCGGAGATCCCGTCCGGCTGCTCGGCTCCGTCTCCGCCGCCAGGCTCGAGGAACTGGCCGCAGACCGCCGGTTCCTGCGGCGCCTGGCCGTCGCCGCCGCCGACCTCGATGACTACGTGAACGGCGGGAGGTGGTACCAGAGCCGCGAGAACGGCACGGAACTGCCCGCCGCCATCGCCTACTTCTCTCCCGAGTTCGGGATCACCGCCGCCCTGCCCCAGTACTCCGGCGGCCTCGGCATCCTCGCCGGGGACCACCTGAAGGCCGCCAGCGACCTCGGAGTCCCGCTCATCGGCGTGGGACTCCTCTACCGGCACGGCTACTTCCGCCAGTCGCTCTCCCGCGACGGCTGGCAGCAGGAGCACTATCCGGTCCTCGACCCCAACGAACTTCCGCTCGGCCTGCTCCGCCATGACGACGGCACACCCGCCCGCGTCTCGCTGACCCTGCCCGGCGGCCGCGCCCTGCACGCCCACATCTGGCAGGCGCGCGTCGGCCGCGTGCCGCTGCTCCTCCTGGACTCCGACGTCGAGGACAACGACGCCGCGGCCCGCGAGGTGACCGACCGGCTCTACGGCGGCGGCAGCGACCACCGGTTGCTCCAGGAGATGCTGCTGGGCATCGGCGGGGTGCGCGCGGTGCGCGCGTACTGCGGGATCAGCGGCCACCCCGAGCCCGAGGTCTTCCACACCAACGAGGGCCACGCCGGCTTCCTGGGCCTCGAACGCATAAGGGAACTGGAGCGGGAGCAGGGCCTCGGCTTCGACGCCGCCGTCGAGGCGGTGCGCGCCGGGACCGTGTTCACCACGCACACCCCCGTCCCGGCCGGGATCGACCGCTTCGAGCGGAGCCTGGTCGCCCGGCACTTCGGCGACGGCGGTGAGCTGGCCGGCGTACCGGTCGACCGGATCCTGGAGCTGGGCGCCGAATCCTTCCCCGGGGGCGACCCCGGCGTGTTCAACATGGCGGTGATGGGGCTGCGGCTGGCCCAGCGGGCCAACGGGGTGTCCACCCTGCACGGCGCGGTCAGCCGGGAGATGTTCGCCGGCCTGTGGCCCGGCTTCGACCCGGCCGACGTGCCCATCACCTCCGTGACCAACGGGGTCCACGCCCCGACCTGGGTGGCCCCCGAGGTGGTCCGGCTCGGCGCCCGCCAGATCGGCGCCGGCCGCACCGAGGACGCCCTGTCGGTCGGCGGCTCCCGCCGCTGGGACGCGGTCGCCGACATCCCCGACCAGGACGTGTGGGACCTGCGCCGGGTGCTGCGCGAGCAGCTGGTGCAGGAGGTACGGGACCGGCTGCGGGCCTCGTGGCTCCAGCGCGGGGCCGCCGCGGCCGAACTGGGCTGGGTGGACTCCGTCCTCGACCCCGACGTGCTGACCATCGGCTTCGCCCGGCGCGTGCCCTCGTACAAGCGGCTGACGCTGATGCTGCGCGACCCGGACCGGCTGCGCAGGCTGCTGCTGGACCCGGAGCGGCCGGTGCAGATCGTCGTCGCGGGCAAGGCGCACCCGGCCGACGACGGCGGGAAGCGGCTGGTGCAGGAGCTGGTGCGGTTCGCGGACGACCCGCGGGTGCGGCACCGGATCGTCTTCCTGCCCGACTACGGCATGGCCATGGCGCAGAAGCTCTACCCGGGCTGCGACGTCTGGCTCAACAACCCGCTGCGCCCGCTGGAGGCGTGCGGCACGAGCGGCATGAAGGCCGCGCTGAACGGCTGTCTGAACCTGTCCGTGCTGGACGGGTGGTGGGACGAGTGGTTCGAGCCGGACTTCGGCTGGGCCATCCCGACCGCCGACGGGCTCGGCGCGGACGAGGACCGCCGGGACCACCTGGAGGCGAGCGCCCTCTACGAGCTGATCGAAGGCCGGGTCGCGCCGCGGTTCTACGACCGGGCCGGGCGCGCCGGGCTCCCGGTGCGGTGGATCGAGATGGTCCGGCGCACGCTCGTGTCGCTGGGACCGAAGGTCCTCGCCGGACGGATGGTGCGCGAGTACGTGGAGCGGCTGTACGCGCCGGCCGCGCTCGCCCACCGCTCCCTGACCGCCGACGCGGCGCGGGACCTCGCCTGGTGGAAGGGCCGGGTCCGGGCGGCCTGGCCGCGGGTCGGCGTCGAGCACGTGGAGGCGCTGGCCGCGGCTCCCGTGAACGGCACCGCCGAGCTGGGGGCCACCCTCACGCTGCGGGTGCAGGTGTCGCTGGACACGCTGGCGCCCGAGGACGTGGAGGTGCAGGCGGTCGCGGGCCGGGTGGACCCGCAGGACGTGATCCGGGACGGGCGGACCTTCCCGCTCAAGCCGGCCGCCGGTCCCGACATGGAGGGCCGCTGGGTGTACGAGGGCCCGCTCGCCCTCGACCGCACCGGGCCCTTCGGCTACACGGTCCGCATCCTGCCGACGCACCCGCTGCTGGCGACCCCGGCCGAACTCGGCCTGGTCGCGGCCCCGGCGGACACGGACACCGGCGGTGGGGTACTGCTGCGGTAG
- the treS gene encoding maltose alpha-D-glucosyltransferase, with translation MMINDPVHDTFEDTPAKDRDPDWFKRAVFYEVLVRSFHDSNGDGVGDLKGLTAKLDYLQWLGVDCLWLPPFFASPLRDGGYDVSDYTSVLPEFGDLADFVEFVDAAHTRGMRVIIDFVMNHTSDQHEWFQQSRKDPDGPYGDYYMWADNDKQYQDARIIFVDTETSNWTYDPVRKQYYWHRFFSHQPDLNFENPAVQEEIISALRFWLDLGIDGFRLDAVPYLYAEEGTNCENLPRTHQLLKRVRAEIDAHYPDTVLLAEANQWPEDVVDYFGDFAKGGDECHMAFHFPVMPRIFMAVRRESRYPVSEILAKTPAIPKNCQWGIFLRNHDELTLEMVTDEERDYMYAEYAKDPRMRANIGIRRRLAPLLDNDRNQMELFTALLLSLPGSPVLYYGDEIGMGDNIWLGDRDGVRTPMQWTPDRNAGFSSCDPGRLNLPVIMDPVHGYQVTNVEAAMASPSSLLHWTRRLIEIRKANPAFGLGSYTELQSSNPAVLAFLREYGDDLVLCVHNFSRFAQPTELDLQSFNGRVPVELTGDVRFPPIGEWPYLLTLAGHGFYWFRLRAEQRGDRRAE, from the coding sequence ATGATGATCAACGATCCCGTCCACGACACCTTCGAGGACACCCCCGCCAAGGACCGCGATCCCGACTGGTTCAAGCGGGCCGTCTTCTACGAGGTCCTCGTCCGCTCCTTCCACGACAGCAACGGCGACGGCGTGGGGGACCTCAAGGGCCTCACCGCCAAACTGGACTACCTCCAGTGGCTCGGCGTCGACTGCCTCTGGCTGCCGCCGTTCTTCGCCTCGCCCCTGCGCGACGGGGGCTACGACGTCTCCGACTACACCTCGGTGCTGCCCGAGTTCGGCGACCTGGCCGACTTCGTGGAGTTCGTGGACGCCGCGCACACCCGCGGCATGCGGGTGATCATCGACTTCGTCATGAACCACACCAGCGACCAGCACGAGTGGTTCCAGCAGTCGCGCAAGGACCCGGACGGCCCCTACGGCGACTACTACATGTGGGCCGACAACGACAAGCAGTACCAGGACGCCCGGATCATCTTCGTCGACACCGAGACGTCGAACTGGACGTACGACCCGGTCCGCAAGCAGTACTACTGGCACCGCTTCTTCTCCCACCAGCCGGACCTGAACTTCGAGAACCCGGCCGTCCAGGAGGAGATCATCTCCGCCCTCCGCTTCTGGCTGGACCTCGGCATCGACGGCTTCCGCCTCGACGCCGTGCCCTACCTGTACGCCGAGGAGGGCACCAACTGCGAGAACCTCCCGCGCACCCACCAGCTGCTCAAGAGAGTCCGGGCGGAGATCGACGCCCACTACCCGGACACGGTGCTGCTCGCCGAGGCCAACCAGTGGCCCGAGGACGTCGTCGACTACTTCGGGGACTTCGCCAAGGGCGGGGACGAGTGCCACATGGCGTTCCACTTCCCCGTCATGCCGCGCATCTTCATGGCCGTGCGAAGAGAGTCCCGCTACCCGGTCTCCGAGATCCTGGCCAAGACGCCGGCCATCCCGAAGAACTGCCAGTGGGGCATCTTCCTGCGCAACCACGACGAGCTCACGCTCGAAATGGTCACGGACGAAGAGCGCGACTACATGTACGCCGAGTACGCCAAGGACCCGCGGATGCGGGCCAACATCGGCATCCGGCGCCGGCTCGCCCCGCTCCTGGACAACGACCGCAACCAGATGGAGCTGTTCACCGCCCTGCTGCTGTCGCTGCCGGGCTCGCCGGTGCTGTACTACGGCGACGAGATCGGCATGGGCGACAACATCTGGCTGGGCGACCGCGACGGCGTCCGCACCCCCATGCAGTGGACCCCGGACCGCAACGCCGGTTTCTCCTCGTGCGATCCGGGCAGGCTGAACCTGCCGGTCATCATGGACCCGGTCCACGGGTACCAGGTCACCAATGTCGAGGCGGCCATGGCGTCGCCCTCCTCACTGCTGCACTGGACCCGCCGACTGATCGAGATCCGCAAGGCGAACCCGGCCTTCGGCCTCGGCTCGTACACCGAACTGCAGTCGTCCAACCCGGCGGTGCTCGCGTTCCTGCGCGAGTACGGGGACGACCTGGTGCTGTGCGTGCACAACTTCTCGCGCTTCGCGCAGCCCACCGAGCTGGACCTGCAGTCGTTCAACGGGCGGGTACCGGTGGAGCTCACGGGCGACGTGCGCTTCCCGCCGATCGGCGAATGGCCCTACCTGCTGACCCTGGCGGGACACGGCTTCTACTGGTTCCGGCTGCGTGCCGAACAGCGCGGTGACCGCCGCGCCGAATAG
- a CDS encoding maltokinase N-terminal cap-like domain-containing protein, producing MSEAASARSRLTADRAAGIAPLEPMLRAWLPAQRWFAGKGRAISRLTTVSAADLLPPGSTPGLLHVLLDVDGDCYQLLLGIRPSLPPALAPTLIGHAEDGPYAGRAVYEALGDPRLAAMLLERLRSPGVLGPLRFDRDPATPVPAGLTPRPLSGEQTNSSLIYGDSFILKVFRRVGPGVNPDLELPRALAAAGCTRVPAPVAWYEAEPPGGEPLTLGVLQPYLRGSDDGWQLALRRLGAGEDFTAEAHALGRATAEVHSALAAALPTVALGPEQTARLAAGMTARLAATAREVPALRPYEAGLRGAFDALAASRGTGVAAQRIHGDLHLGQTLRTLDGSWSLIDFEGEPARPLADRRRPEPAVRDIAGILRSFDYAARSHRPFAPAWADDCRAAFCEGYARTTGRDPREDPVLLRAYETDKAVYEARYESRHRPDWLHVPMAAIRRLSEPARPAHRVPPTPPAPGALSPHPHPHPKPPRRPLA from the coding sequence ATGTCGGAGGCTGCATCCGCCCGGAGCCGGCTGACGGCCGACCGGGCCGCCGGGATCGCCCCGCTGGAACCGATGCTGCGGGCCTGGCTGCCCGCACAGCGCTGGTTCGCGGGCAAGGGGCGGGCCATCAGCAGACTCACGACCGTCTCGGCGGCCGACCTGCTGCCCCCCGGATCCACCCCCGGACTGCTGCACGTACTGCTCGACGTGGACGGGGACTGCTACCAGCTGCTGCTGGGCATCCGCCCGTCCCTGCCGCCCGCCCTCGCGCCCACCCTGATCGGCCACGCCGAGGACGGGCCGTACGCGGGCCGGGCGGTCTACGAGGCCCTGGGCGACCCCCGGCTCGCGGCGATGCTGCTGGAGCGGCTGCGCTCGCCCGGCGTGCTCGGCCCGCTGCGCTTCGACCGGGATCCCGCCACGCCGGTCCCGGCCGGGCTCACGCCCCGGCCGCTGTCCGGGGAACAGACGAACTCCTCCCTCATCTACGGAGATTCGTTCATCCTGAAGGTGTTCCGCCGGGTCGGTCCCGGGGTCAATCCGGACCTGGAGCTGCCCAGGGCGCTGGCCGCCGCCGGCTGCACGCGGGTGCCGGCGCCCGTCGCCTGGTACGAGGCCGAGCCGCCCGGCGGCGAACCGCTGACCCTGGGCGTGCTCCAGCCGTACCTGCGCGGCTCCGACGACGGCTGGCAGCTCGCGCTGCGCCGGCTCGGCGCCGGGGAGGACTTCACCGCCGAGGCGCACGCGCTCGGCCGGGCCACCGCCGAGGTGCACAGCGCGCTCGCCGCCGCCCTGCCCACCGTCGCGCTCGGCCCGGAGCAGACCGCCCGGCTGGCCGCCGGGATGACGGCGCGGCTGGCCGCCACCGCCCGGGAGGTGCCGGCGCTGCGGCCCTACGAGGCCGGGCTGCGGGGGGCCTTCGACGCGCTGGCCGCGTCCCGCGGTACGGGGGTGGCCGCCCAGCGCATCCACGGCGACCTCCATCTGGGTCAGACCCTGCGCACCCTCGACGGCAGCTGGTCGTTGATCGACTTCGAGGGCGAGCCGGCCCGGCCGCTGGCCGACCGGCGCCGTCCCGAACCGGCGGTGCGCGACATCGCCGGGATACTGCGTTCCTTCGACTACGCCGCCCGCTCGCACCGGCCGTTCGCCCCCGCCTGGGCCGACGACTGCCGGGCCGCGTTCTGCGAGGGCTACGCCCGCACCACCGGCCGGGACCCGCGCGAGGATCCCGTGCTGCTGCGGGCGTACGAGACCGACAAGGCGGTGTACGAGGCCCGTTACGAGTCCCGGCACCGCCCCGACTGGCTGCACGTCCCGATGGCCGCGATCCGGCGGCTCTCGGAACCCGCGCGGCCCGCCCACCGCGTGCCGCCGACCCCGCCCGCCCCGGGCGCGCTCTCACCCCACCCGCACCCCCACCCGAAGCCCCCGAGGAGGCCGCTCGCGTGA
- a CDS encoding MerR family transcriptional regulator: MRIGELAKRAGTSTRTLRYYEARGLLPARRADNGHRTYDEDDLRLLREIRTLRDFGFELEETRPFVECLRAGHPAGDSCPASLAVYRRKLTELDDLIGRLADVRDQVARQLAGAEEAAGEAAAPRCEMTP; the protein is encoded by the coding sequence ATGCGCATCGGCGAACTGGCGAAACGGGCCGGGACCAGCACCCGGACGCTCCGGTACTACGAGGCGCGCGGGCTGCTGCCCGCGCGGCGTGCCGACAACGGCCACCGGACCTACGACGAGGACGACCTGCGGCTGCTGCGGGAGATCCGCACGCTCCGGGACTTCGGCTTCGAACTGGAGGAGACCCGGCCCTTCGTGGAGTGCCTGCGGGCCGGCCACCCGGCCGGGGACTCCTGCCCCGCCTCGCTCGCCGTGTACCGGCGCAAGCTCACCGAGCTGGACGACCTGATCGGCCGGCTCGCAGACGTACGGGACCAGGTCGCGCGGCAGCTCGCCGGCGCGGAGGAGGCGGCCGGCGAGGCCGCCGCCCCGCGCTGCGAGATGACGCCCTGA
- the glgB gene encoding 1,4-alpha-glucan branching enzyme — MSAARQPSPTVRDETATAPAAAKKPRTPRARRAAPPHGVRPAPALAAGERARLLEGRHHDPHAVLGARTQRGGVAFRVLRPHAKAVTVIAKGLRAELHDDGDGLFSGLLPLTAVPDYRLLVAYESDEIEVHDPYRFLPSLGELDLHLIGEGRHERLWTALGAEPMEHQGVAGTRFTVWAPNAQGVRVSGDFSYWDSVAYPMRSLGSSGVWELFLPGVGAGTLYKYDITRPDGSHTLRADPMARSAEVPPANASVVAASQYEWQDTEWMARRGARAPHQAPFSVYELHLASWRPGLSYRQLAEQLPSYVKELGFTHVEMMPVAEHPFGGSWGYQVTGFYAPTSRMGTPDDFRFLVDSLHRAGIGVIVDWVPAHFPRDDWALAEFDGRPLYEHQDPRRAAHPDWGTLEFDYGRKEVRNFLVANAVYWCEEFHVDGLRVDAVASMLYLDYSRNEGEWTPNEHGGRENLDAVAFLQEMNATVYRRCPGVVTIAEESTAWNGVTRPTDGGGLGFGLKWNMGWMHDTLRYMSKESVHRKYHHHDMTFGMIYAFSENYVLPISHDEVVHGKRSLVSKMPGGDWWQQRAAHRAYLGFMWAHPGKQLLFMGQEFAQGSEWSESYGPDWWLLDSSYAAAGDHRGVRDLVRDLNRTYAAAPALWERDTVPEGFAWVEADAAEDNVFAFLRYAQDGSQLLAVSNFSPVVRHGYRIGVPEEVPLWREVLNTDLEAYGGSGVHHGQPLRPEPVPAQGRPASLRMTLPPLATIWLRP; from the coding sequence GTGAGCGCCGCACGACAGCCGTCACCGACCGTCCGCGACGAAACCGCAACCGCCCCGGCGGCGGCCAAGAAGCCACGCACGCCCCGGGCCCGCCGCGCCGCCCCTCCGCACGGGGTCCGGCCGGCGCCGGCGCTCGCCGCAGGGGAACGGGCCAGGCTGCTGGAGGGCCGCCACCACGACCCGCACGCGGTGCTGGGTGCGCGCACCCAGCGCGGCGGGGTGGCCTTCCGGGTGCTGCGCCCGCACGCCAAGGCGGTCACGGTCATCGCCAAGGGGCTGCGGGCCGAGCTCCACGACGACGGCGACGGGCTGTTCTCCGGGCTGCTGCCGCTGACCGCGGTGCCGGACTACCGGCTGCTGGTGGCGTACGAGAGCGACGAGATCGAGGTCCACGACCCCTACCGGTTCCTGCCCTCCCTCGGCGAACTGGACCTGCACCTGATCGGCGAGGGCCGCCACGAGCGGCTGTGGACGGCGCTGGGCGCCGAGCCGATGGAGCACCAGGGCGTGGCCGGGACCCGGTTCACGGTGTGGGCTCCGAACGCGCAGGGGGTCCGGGTCAGCGGGGACTTCTCGTACTGGGACTCCGTCGCCTATCCGATGCGCTCGCTCGGGTCGAGCGGCGTCTGGGAGCTCTTCCTGCCCGGGGTGGGTGCCGGGACCCTCTACAAGTACGACATCACGCGCCCGGACGGCAGCCACACCCTGCGCGCCGACCCGATGGCGCGGTCCGCGGAGGTCCCTCCGGCGAACGCCTCGGTGGTCGCGGCCTCGCAGTACGAGTGGCAGGACACGGAGTGGATGGCGCGGCGCGGCGCCCGCGCCCCGCACCAGGCCCCCTTCTCCGTGTACGAGCTGCACCTGGCGTCCTGGCGGCCCGGGCTCTCCTACCGGCAGCTCGCCGAACAGCTCCCCTCGTACGTCAAGGAGCTGGGCTTCACGCACGTGGAGATGATGCCGGTCGCCGAGCACCCCTTCGGCGGCTCGTGGGGGTACCAGGTCACCGGCTTCTACGCGCCGACCTCGCGGATGGGCACCCCGGACGACTTCCGCTTCCTCGTGGACTCGCTGCACCGGGCCGGGATCGGCGTGATCGTCGACTGGGTGCCGGCGCACTTCCCGCGGGACGACTGGGCGCTCGCGGAGTTCGACGGGCGGCCGCTGTACGAGCACCAGGACCCGCGGCGGGCCGCGCACCCGGACTGGGGGACGCTGGAGTTCGACTACGGGCGCAAGGAGGTCCGCAACTTCCTCGTCGCCAACGCCGTCTACTGGTGCGAGGAGTTCCACGTGGACGGGCTGCGCGTGGACGCGGTGGCCTCGATGCTCTACCTGGACTACTCGCGGAACGAGGGCGAGTGGACGCCCAACGAGCACGGCGGGCGGGAGAACCTGGACGCGGTGGCCTTCCTGCAGGAGATGAACGCCACGGTGTACCGGCGCTGCCCGGGGGTGGTCACCATCGCGGAGGAGTCCACGGCCTGGAACGGCGTGACCCGGCCGACGGACGGCGGCGGGCTGGGCTTCGGCCTGAAGTGGAACATGGGCTGGATGCACGACACCCTGCGCTACATGTCGAAGGAGTCGGTGCACCGCAAGTACCACCACCACGACATGACATTCGGGATGATCTACGCCTTCAGCGAGAACTACGTGCTGCCGATCTCGCACGACGAGGTGGTGCACGGCAAGCGCTCGCTGGTGTCGAAGATGCCCGGGGGCGACTGGTGGCAGCAGCGGGCCGCGCACCGGGCGTACCTGGGCTTCATGTGGGCCCACCCCGGCAAGCAACTGCTCTTCATGGGGCAGGAGTTCGCCCAGGGATCGGAGTGGTCGGAGAGCTACGGGCCGGACTGGTGGCTGCTGGACTCCTCCTACGCGGCGGCCGGCGACCACCGGGGCGTGCGCGATCTCGTGCGGGACCTGAACCGGACGTATGCGGCGGCTCCGGCGCTGTGGGAGCGCGACACCGTGCCGGAGGGCTTCGCCTGGGTGGAGGCGGACGCGGCGGAGGACAACGTCTTCGCCTTCCTGCGGTACGCCCAGGACGGCTCGCAGCTGCTGGCGGTGTCCAACTTCTCTCCGGTGGTCCGGCACGGCTACCGGATCGGGGTGCCGGAGGAGGTGCCCCTGTGGCGCGAGGTCCTCAACACCGACCTGGAGGCCTACGGCGGCAGCGGAGTGCACCACGGGCAGCCGCTGCGGCCCGAGCCGGTGCCGGCCCAGGGCCGCCCGGCGAGCCTGCGGATGACGCTGCCGCCGCTGGCGACGATCTGGCTCAGGCCGTAG
- a CDS encoding alpha-1,4-glucan--maltose-1-phosphate maltosyltransferase, with protein sequence MIGRIPVLDVRPAVDCGARPAKAVVDEVFEISATVFREGHDAVAAHIVLRDPKGRLRPPVPLSELAPGTDRWGARVSAEVEGRWTYTVEAWSDPVGTWRAHAAIKIPAGIDTGLVLLEGAELYERAAARIPKRDGREAVLAAARIMRDEDLPAAERYEAALAPAVGAALAKRPYRELVTASKPLPLLVERKRALFGSWYEMFPRSEGAVLEPGEAPVSGTFRTAAERLPAIAAMGFDVVYLPPIHPIGSTYRKGPNNTLSAGSWDPGVPWAIGSTEGGHEAVHPELGTIEDFDAFVARARELGMEIALDFALQCSPDHPWVEKHPEWFRHRADGTIAYAENPPKKYQDIYPVHFDTDMAGIVEETCRILRHWMDHGVRIFRVDNPHTKPVVFWQKVIADINKSDPDVIFLAEAFTRPAMMRALAAVGFQQSYTYFTWRNTKAELTEYLTELSATPSASVMRPNFFVNTPDILHEYLQKGGRPAFEVRAVLAATLSPAWGIYSGYELCENTPVREGSEEYLNSEKYEFRPRDWAAADREGRTIAPLITALNRLRRRNPALQQLRDIHFHSTDNEQVIAYSKHAGANSVLVVVNLDPHHTQEATVSLDMPVLGLDWHGSLAVRDELTGETYHWGRANYVRLEPGRTPAHVLAALRPSPPTGGSPTT encoded by the coding sequence ATGATCGGTCGCATTCCCGTGCTGGACGTCCGCCCCGCCGTCGACTGCGGCGCCAGACCCGCCAAGGCGGTCGTGGACGAGGTCTTCGAGATCTCGGCCACCGTGTTCCGCGAAGGGCACGACGCCGTAGCCGCCCACATCGTCCTGCGTGATCCGAAGGGGCGGCTGCGGCCCCCCGTGCCGCTGAGCGAACTCGCCCCCGGCACCGACCGGTGGGGCGCCCGGGTCTCCGCCGAGGTCGAGGGGAGGTGGACGTACACCGTCGAGGCCTGGAGCGACCCGGTGGGCACCTGGCGGGCGCATGCCGCGATCAAGATCCCCGCCGGGATCGACACCGGGCTCGTGCTGCTGGAGGGCGCCGAGCTCTACGAGCGGGCCGCCGCCCGGATCCCCAAGCGCGACGGCCGCGAAGCCGTCCTGGCCGCCGCCCGGATCATGCGGGACGAGGACCTCCCGGCCGCCGAGCGGTACGAGGCCGCGCTCGCCCCCGCCGTGGGCGCCGCGCTCGCCAAGCGCCCCTACCGGGAGCTGGTCACCGCCTCCAAGCCGCTGCCGCTCCTCGTCGAGCGCAAGCGTGCCCTCTTCGGTTCCTGGTACGAGATGTTCCCGCGCTCCGAGGGCGCGGTGCTGGAGCCCGGCGAGGCCCCGGTCAGCGGCACCTTCCGGACCGCGGCGGAGCGGCTGCCCGCGATCGCCGCGATGGGCTTCGACGTGGTCTACCTGCCGCCCATCCACCCGATCGGCAGCACCTACCGCAAAGGCCCCAACAACACGCTGTCCGCAGGGAGTTGGGATCCGGGTGTGCCGTGGGCCATCGGCTCCACCGAGGGCGGGCACGAGGCGGTCCACCCCGAACTGGGCACCATCGAGGACTTCGACGCCTTCGTCGCGCGCGCCCGCGAGCTGGGCATGGAGATCGCGCTGGACTTCGCCCTCCAGTGCTCCCCCGACCACCCGTGGGTGGAGAAGCACCCGGAGTGGTTCCGCCACCGCGCCGACGGGACGATCGCGTACGCCGAGAACCCGCCGAAGAAGTACCAGGACATCTACCCGGTCCACTTCGACACCGACATGGCCGGCATCGTCGAGGAGACCTGCCGGATCCTGCGGCACTGGATGGACCACGGGGTCCGCATCTTCCGGGTCGACAACCCGCACACCAAGCCGGTCGTCTTCTGGCAGAAGGTGATCGCGGACATCAACAAGTCCGACCCGGACGTGATCTTCCTGGCGGAGGCCTTCACCCGGCCGGCGATGATGCGCGCACTCGCCGCCGTCGGCTTCCAGCAGTCGTACACCTACTTCACCTGGCGCAACACCAAGGCCGAGCTGACCGAGTACCTGACCGAGCTCTCCGCCACCCCGTCCGCCTCGGTGATGCGGCCGAACTTCTTCGTCAATACGCCCGACATCCTGCACGAGTACCTCCAGAAGGGCGGCCGTCCCGCCTTCGAGGTGCGCGCGGTCCTCGCCGCCACCCTGTCCCCCGCCTGGGGGATCTACTCCGGCTACGAGCTCTGCGAGAACACCCCGGTGCGCGAGGGCAGCGAGGAGTACCTGAACTCCGAGAAGTACGAGTTCCGGCCACGCGACTGGGCCGCCGCCGACCGCGAGGGCCGCACCATCGCCCCGCTGATCACCGCCCTGAACCGGCTGCGCCGGCGCAACCCCGCCCTCCAGCAGCTGCGCGACATCCACTTCCACTCGACCGACAACGAACAGGTGATCGCCTATTCGAAGCACGCGGGCGCCAATTCCGTACTGGTGGTCGTCAACCTCGATCCGCACCACACCCAGGAGGCGACGGTCTCGTTGGACATGCCGGTACTCGGCCTCGACTGGCACGGGTCCCTCGCGGTGCGCGACGAGCTCACCGGCGAGACCTATCACTGGGGCAGGGCGAACTACGTGCGCCTAGAGCCGGGCCGCACGCCCGCGCACGTCCTGGCCGCTCTGCGACCGTCCCCGCCCACCGGAGGGTCACCCACCACATGA